CCGCTTGCGCTCCACatggatgatgatgattatgcagTACCTCTTGGCGGAGAGGATCCACATCCAGGACGATGGGACAAGACACCTGATGCTGCTGACCAATAGGAAGAGGGTAGACGCAGACGacagccaccacgaccccggagacgacctTGCTGCGAcacggagtagtttagcattattttcattgcatttgatttgtatgtatatcattaattgttttgatttcatttgtatagtattgattatttttttattcttttgtatttatcattgattatttttatttcacttgtataatatttgattattttaatttcatttgtatagtcatgtgtcttgtgcacacttcatactcttgaagtttatttatataatttttcaaattaaattgagatgaacaaaataacttttatttaactaaacaGTGAAAGATTCGACCTTTACTCCAAAGAATTAAATACcgccaaatataaaaaatgacatgAGAGCTGGTGAAGAATATTAATGCGTGTATGAAATAAATGagataatattaaaatattttacaatctATCCACCTATTTAATATAACATATTTTTCACATTCCAGTTATAAATATATAAGAGATTGCAATTAGAAATTGTAAAAGAAGTTTTttataagaaagaaaaagagtgtATAGTCTTAATTGCACTCTcaatctcaaatttgaatttggcCACTCACCAGTTGTTAGGTTTGCAAATTGCCTAGCCTTTTAACCAAGTAATAACCAGTTTCAGGTCTCTTACCTCGATGATGAATGAGCTCTACATTGGTACTTGTGCAAATGCGCTCTAACTAAATTAAACCTCATTATTGATCCCTTCAAACTTGCTGTTGCTACAACAATTATTTGTCCAACCATGATGCATTACCTTAATTcaaattatttacaaattttcCTATGCATTATGGAACAATACGTCAAGTGGCCTAAATGACATTCTTAAACTATTTTAATTTTGACTctccttaaaataattttattttgactTATGCACGTTCAAGTTCctggtataatttttttttttttttcaatagatcaattttttaaaaaaaaaattaaattaattttagacCCTAACTCTTAATTTACTTAAAACAGGAAAAGAGTCGAATAGCTTAAACCCCTATCTTAATTGGATTTTAAATTGATGAAGCACCTAAGAATTTTTAAAGAATACCTTAAATTAATCCATATACTATATtgagaaatatataaatatatatatatatatatatattatattgtattcattaaaaaaattgtatcattATTACAGACAAAACTCAGGTCGAGTTTTTTTAACtttcataaaatttatttttgcacCCACGGACTAGCTAgaatttaactttaaaaaaaatctccAATTTCTAGATCACTTCTtaatttatattgttatataaaataaattaaagtaaattataaaaataaataattcaaaaataattaattaattttatgaaaaaaatatattatatatgcgTTTGCTCAACTAccactaaattaaaaaatatatttttaatttttaaaaatgttcaaGTTCTTTTACTTTAGcgttcattttttattattatcatattgttaCATAAATATTACTTGTATAACAAAATTGATGTAATATAAAAATGTATATCAAATAACTCAGAATAAAACTACATACAACATATAAATATGATACAATTGattcataaattaatttttttttactgaatttcagtattatttatTACAgataaatctcgcagcttggtgctgcgagatttgtgTCACGCGtcaccttccagctgtctggtccctttaaatctcgcagcttgggaGCTGCAAGATTTACTCTACTCCGTGCCACGCGTCAACTTCCCGCTGACTGCGAGATTTGCTTCTCTTCTTGCCACGCGTCGTCTTTCCAGCGGCCCATCAATTTAAATCTCGCAGtatcaagctgcgagattacatGAGCATTAGTTTATGAAAAATTTTTCTaatcagagtattatttaatattttatttatttttaataataaaatgaaaaaaaaaaaaactccctaaGAGGTAGACGAAAGAGCTGCTAGCAACGAAGGATGAAGTTGATAGTGAATTGGATGCAACATAGGATAGGACGTCAATACTGTAAGAACGTAAATCTCAACACCCAGAATGACTGCTCTGAAATGACTCATATTGTATGTAAGAAATAATTTTATGTATTGTAATATATAGATGGTTATGAAATTTTATTATGGAGTCTCCTGAACTAAAAAATTGTAAAagagaatttttaaaaatgtGGGAAATGAAGTGACATGgtaatcaaaattttaacttaaaattaatttatcaatcgcatagatatttttttttgaaactatCATTAGATGAAATAACGTTGACGGTATAAATTAGGAGGAGAAATGGGTTTCAACTAGCGAGAGGGAAGGAGGTTCGTCTATTTATAGGAGAGAGGTTTCCTTCCTATACTCAACCAATGTGGGATAAAGGGAGGCGAGAACTTCCTACTTGtaacattttctataaaatcTTATTACTATGAGTAACCCACTTTCaacaaactaataaaaaaaaaaaatgctttacttctaataaatatagaaccaaattgaaaaataaaaaatataaattcttGAGATCAAAGCTGAGGGTTAGGCcaaaatttaagattttttaaatgaaaactttCAATGGATCATTCTTACAAGAAATAATCTTAACGTTAGAttattttacctaaaaatttAAACTATTAAGTTGTAAGTCTCAAATTTTAACTCTCTTCGGCACATGCAACCTGACAGAACGTGAAGgcataaacacataataaataacatattttttttttaaatactataGAATAACATAGACAACAAGATTAAAACCTATGATGAACTGATATtatattaccactttacctaaaagcttacgCTTTTAGATTGTGGGCCAAAAAACATATATCAACCACTCAACCACTTTATTTCAAATGTATGAGCCTTAATGTGTAAATATGGAGAATGAGGAAGTTATCTATGTTTATGAAAAAGCCATTTAGGGCAACGAATATGGCGTGCAACGGCCCTCTTTAGATTAACTTTGGAGGATTTCTCGTCAAATTAGTGGAAGAAGCATGCCAATGGAAGGAGCCACCTGGTGATTGATGGCAGCTTCCCTCATTAAATCGATCTTGTGAAACTCTGGCGCAATCCACCGGATTCGCTGAAACCAAAGACGCTGTTGCTAACTGTGGGTATGAGAGTGGGGTGAGATAGTTTATGTTTATGTCAGCAAGTCCTTCCCATGTTGGCGAGAATTGATCCTCCAACCTCACCGTGCAGCAATCTAAACCATGGTCGTAAGAAATCATCTCCTGACCTCCATTGCCTGTGTTCAATTTTGGTAATGATGAACTGAGTTATATACAGCACAGTGACTGTCAAATCATTGAAAGTAAAATCGGGATTAGGTGATTGAAGATATCTTTTACCAAGAAACGGCAATTTGAATTCATCTGCGAGAATGGTTCCAGCATCCATCGTATCCAGCCTCTCTTCAGAAGAGACATTCCCATATGCTGTTTCTGTTATTCCAAAAAAATAGGAAATAAGCATATTCGCGAAAAACAAATAATGCAAGTAAAAGAATCTATCTGATTGCCCTCTAGAAATGTTCCCATTCGTCCGCTTCAAATGTTACATTTTAGAAACCTATTGGTCATGAATAAATATGAGACTGAGACTGCCACAAATTGACAGTTCAAGTGAGATGTGATAATGGTTTTTCCACAAGGACCTATAGTTAAATCActctaaatttttaaaaacattttgatTAGTATGGGTTACTGTTCATAAACTATGAACTTCTGTTGAAAATCTTCAGAAATTAAAATGTGCATTGCCGCAGGAGCATCACAGTTGGGAGCATCAAACAGAAAGATAAAAAAGCTTAAATTCATAATCAGCTTAAAATTGGTTTGTACGATTTTGAACCCCATATATTTCATGTTCCAAAGGGCAGGAGTGCCTGTAGTATAAGCGCACTCTCCACCAAACTCCACTTGAAacaaacaaattttattttacaaaaaaataaaccaACTAAAAGAAACTGAGAGATGAGAGTGTTATTCCAACCTGCTTTCGCTCCAAAGGAATTTTTACAACCTTCACACCGGCAACCATCCGAGCACCTAACTCGAGccttaaaaataaattaagatgtAAGTACATCCATTCAGATGAAACTACAATCAATTTTATATAAGCTAGTTCAGAAACCAACTTTTcgttcaaaatcatttttttcctttccattgtatgaaaaaaaaaaatgactgaGGCAACATACTAATTTAAAAAGTGATTGCAAAATCAATCCAGATAGGGAGTTGAAACAATTCAGCTGCCAAGTACAGCATTTTACCAATGCAAATACAGAATTATGCACATATTTTTCTCTGTGAGCCCTTAACAAAATGACAAACCTGATAGCATTCACAATATTTTTTCAGACACTTTGACTTTTTGCAATTGCATCCTCTCTTGTGCCTGGCTGAGGAAGGGGTCATCCCATTACCTTCTTCCTGCATGATGTTGCCACGTTTTTAATAATTTCAATTACACAAAACAAAATGTTTGTTGGAGATACAGTGGCATGCTTTACAATTTTTGGAACGAATGCAAGTGGATTGCGCGATCCAATTTGTTGCCGTGTATCAAGAACCTTGTCTTCATATTCCGGCCTGTTAAAGCAGCTTTGACACGCACAAGAATCTGCACAATAGATTCCTACTGCAAAGCACTCACAATAACTGcgaaaaacatttaaaaaaaaaagtgattaaCTGGGAAATTCATTGTCTAAATCtgccttttaattattttatgctGCATgttattcttaaattttatttatatatataatatcttcCACTCCTGATCGTGACATGATTgacaaataaaattcaaatatataataaagttttatttcttaaaattttatttgatcTTAGTAGATAATGAAACATCTACATGCATGATTTATCTGCATATTGTTCTGCATGTCACCCAGGCAATACTCGACTCACAAGTAAAAAAGGAGTACTATATACACCATTCCTCTTCACTTACAGTTTCAAGCATTTAGACCGCTTGCAAGTACAGCGCTTGCAGCCTCCACTCTCATTACTGTACGTTGCCCGCTTCCTGTATATTGCCTAAGATataagttcaaaatgaaaatggtaATGAAGTTTAAAACTACTGAAATATACAACAGTAAAAGTGTGCACTTGCCTCTTTTCCTTTGGGCTTCTTTGATTCAACACTTCAATTCTGTGAGGACCTTCTGAAGCAGTCATATTATTGTCACGAATAGTTGTCTGCTGCTTGATAAGTTTTATATCCAACGATGAGTTCAAAGGTTCCACGACAGACTTAACTGCAGCTACAGCTTGACTTTCCTGGCAGTAGTTGTCTGTGTGATCTAAAATCTTGCTAGATGTAGTTACTGAATCTGAAGTTGAATTACTGTTTGACTCATTTATTAAATTATGGCTTTCTACCTTCTCTGGTATACTAGCAGATGGCTTAATAGCATTGGAACCCATTGAGACAGTTTTGCCAATGCTATTTAAATGCAAACCAATACCAGATGTCATAGGAGCTGATGTGGAAGAATTTCCATCGTTTAGAACATGTCTAAGCATTTCAGAACAAGCCTCTAGTGTTTTAGCTGGGCAAAGAGAAGACTGGGAAGTCATGGCATTGGAATGGTTCACCGAGAGCAGACTGCTGCTGCATTCTCTAGGTTGCCTGTAGGACAATAACAGACTCTCCATGTTTGTATGCCTAGCTGGTAACCTCAGATTGGCTGTATAATCCATTTGGTTACAAGGACTGTGGCTTTGAACTGCCTCAAATTGAAGATGCCTACGTGTACCACGTTGTTGATGACCAAACACCTGTAATTATGTATAACAATCAAACTATTGCAAGGAATCCAAGAAATTCCTAACAAAAATAAATGCCAATCAAAATGATCTTAAAAttcacccaaaaaaaaatcacataaataaataattaattaatttaagaaataaaaaataaatactcCTTTGCCAGTAAAAATAGATCAGTTTCTTTTCCTCTAATTTCAATGTAATTCAGAATGATCACCCCAGgatcaacataaaaaaaaatggaaatatcaTCAATCATATGGTCTTAGAGAAGAGTCTTGATCCAACGGGGTAGGTATATTACCCCAGACTTAGATGTTACAGGTCCAAGCCACAGAAACCACCACTTGACAAACTAGGAGGTTGGATCGCGTACATCATGCCCTCCTTAGAGCTCCAATATGGCTTGGATTTTTTTGGAGGAAGAAGCTTGACCTTATGGTATGGTTATTAAACCAAACCTCAAAGTTACGAGTTCAAGTCACAGAAACTCTCTCCATATGCAGAGGTAGGACTAGTTACACCATGTCCTCGTGTCACgggccaactattttcacacttttgtgaagggctgtgcggcgctagctaaagcacacttgcttaactagtcagcctatcgtttaccaacattcatccatgaaacactttcattagcattcattcaaataacAGCGGAAATAgaaatcaattcatgaaagttgtggcaagcaagcagtaaacattgaagcaaacgtaattcattaacaatacctccgttgacattgtgtgcttagcgagggaggcaagtaggctaaacacattgacaaaAGCTAGTAaatttacaatgactgatgaacactcaccctcccctaaagagctttctaggtcattctcactctagcactaggaaacatcaaagtgaccgaaaagtcatactgccttatttggcatacaaagacactactaccaaaaaataaccctacactagtatttacatgttgcaaactcatcccaagcacacaagacaagcggtcacaggcaagcataatgccctgaacaagcttagctcatgacattctcccccacttatgcggtcgacgtcctcatagacttaggcggtaggtacacttcaagtttGTCCACGAATGGTTGAATATCTTCTGTAGAAATCCAGTTGATTTATTtttcatcaaggcatttccacttcactaggaacttctgccgctcaTTCCTTTAGGATAtaaactttctgtctgcaaggatctcttcagcttcacgtctgtcaggttgcatTGTCTTCAATTCTGCTCTATTTGACTAACTTCTGCTCAGCTCATCAGTGTCAGCattgaacggcttgaggcagctaacatgaaactgcggtcttctccttggatctgcccacttcttcatctacttATAAGatttctccagataggctcgagcaaactctgcattctgtctccattctctggtgaagatgtatgccttGGGACTCTTTCTTCTGTAcagctcgcccactgtgtgaggtaacagcggctgctggcctataacaagctaaaaaaggctcttgttggttgttgagctcctttgggcattgccacagaacatagccacatcaagtagtttcACCCCACTCTTctagttgtcgttgacaaaatggcgcaagtactcttctagtagctctctaaatctcttcatctatctatctgtctgtcggtgataactcgaaaagatgtcaagatgtgacctaaaaatcttaaaaaattcTGCCAAGAAATTATCAGTGAACATTTAGTCTCGATctcaaacaataacttggggaacaccccaatatcttacaatagtcacaaggaacaattgtgccatctcctttgccgaacagtactttggtgcggctatGAACGTACCAAACTTCCTCTACTCCCCCTTGTCATGTTGGCAAATGAGACAAGTCTgagtataatcaaccacatcatcatgcatgtgcggccaataatacctccccagtagtcctgtcattagAGTCATTCTCCACGAATACCCTTCAACAAACTTCCTGTAATATCTAGTAaagccaagaaaggaacgcaactccttcactgtcgtggggatcttccatttttgaatcatccttaccttctccatacccctctggatacgaccttgttcaaccacatgaccaaggaatttgttgctctaCTGAGCGAATgaacacttctctttcttcacatacagactgtttcccctcagcctgtaGAACACCTTCTATAGacgctcttcatgtttcctccgAAACAACACCgttgctcccaacggtgttttggaagggccaacacatcccgcttccaattcatcaagctatttccccaactctactatctctggaGGCAACATCCAACATGGCCCCTTAGCAAGTGGTTTCACTCCTAACAACAActtgatctcatgctccacaatccatcgtgaaggcaaattgtaaGGCAGCTTAtctggcaacacctccttatactcatccaacaccgcttggatggtcgtaggctctaactcttggcctacttctttgtccaCCACCATGGCTAGACGTGTCTACTCACCCTAACCCAATctctcattgagttgtatggttgaaagggacttcccatcgtctcctttcatcgcaacgacttgcaccatgtaCGAGTGATCTCCTATCAAACATAGGGAACCAGCCAAAGGCATCAGAACTGCCCTcatccccattaggaactccattcctagaacaACTAGAAAGTCAtcctgtagagacccaaacccgtataagctgggttcgtcgacgaagtccttcagagcctcgtcgacaagcaaaTACTGAGCAGTTCAGAGAAATATCCGGAACTTGGGCTCAAGGACGAAGagatggcttcgtcgacgagctgtgtggtggattcgtcaacgaagacgccgcctcgtcgacaagttggacttggtcaaaggccctataaatatccattttggttgcttagaagttaagtttcttcccaaagctctctctctctctctccaaaccagcggaaactctctctctctctaagatttttcgCTATTCATCATCCATTTCTAAAAACGGAAGTTCCTGCAGGGATCAGAAGAAGAAGTTCTATAACTTTAGCGGATCGGAtcgttattttgaggatttttgggttttcccaaaaatcgagataaggatctgatctcaattttgattggatatttggatagtagtcaaaattatagtaaggttatgttctgtggttttaggctTTTAGGATCCCGGGTTGTCAGTTTGGATTGTTTCCGTACGtagtttcgtttcgagtttaaggtaagggaaaattgattacaacagcatttttggaaaactaaaccgctaaaaagctagtttattttatatgtatgatttaactacttatttgctaaattctaccgagtagaaatgccggttttacgattttacggt
This window of the Malania oleifera isolate guangnan ecotype guangnan chromosome 6, ASM2987363v1, whole genome shotgun sequence genome carries:
- the LOC131158500 gene encoding protein tesmin/TSO1-like CXC 4; protein product: MRKSRSRVAVTLMDSPEGRQVAATPSVSSPTVEDSPFFNFLSTLSPIKSVKSAHLAHRFSEANFPPPQPVFTSPRMDQPREASSLESRKVVAASSDVCGQCDFHFNNAGLVPCSERGIQPVSSSWKVNEYLADAVQVDSMKCSELNLKPANDAPHMLQSVQRNDERCSGFTYYDSKKFKVETDMLLGPAVEQHYGQFVSQNSGIRQDEWVCMSEPSLESSLLVGTSENSYRSSRSASKGLTEVFGHQQRGTRRHLQFEAVQSHSPCNQMDYTANLRLPARHTNMESLLLSYRQPRECSSSLLSVNHSNAMTSQSSLCPAKTLEACSEMLRHVLNDGNSSTSAPMTSGIGLHLNSIGKTVSMGSNAIKPSASIPEKVESHNLINESNSNSTSDSVTTSSKILDHTDNYCQESQAVAAVKSVVEPLNSSLDIKLIKQQTTIRDNNMTASEGPHRIEVLNQRSPKEKRKRATYSNESGGCKRCTCKRSKCLKLYCECFAVGIYCADSCACQSCFNRPEYEDKVLDTRQQIGSRNPLAFVPKIEEGNGMTPSSARHKRGCNCKKSKCLKKYCECYQARVRCSDGCRCEGCKNSFGAKAETAYGNVSSEERLDTMDAGTILADEFKLPFLGNGGQEMISYDHGLDCCTVRLEDQFSPTWEGLADININYLTPLSYPQLATASLVSANPVDCARVSQDRFNEGSCHQSPGGSFHWHASSTNLTRNPPKLI